The window CGCGCAGCACCACGGCCTGCTGGTGGTCGTCCACCTGCACGGCCTTGCGCCCTTCGACCCGGACCAGACCGTTCTCACCGCGTTCGACCACGCGCACGCTGATCTCGGTGACGAAGCGCTCGTCACGGCGCGCGGTCCCGCGCTGGTCGGAGGAATGATCCCCGTCCAGGATGGCGCCGTACCGCGTGATCGGGGTGATGGCCGCCGAGCGAGAGAAGCGCCGGTCGTCGGAGGCGTACTCGTCCGCACGCGCGTTCGCGAACGTGCGCTCGTCCACGAAGACGGTCAGCACGTCACCCACGCCGAAGTCCCGGCGATCGGACGTCCACGACGACAACGTGCGCTGTGGCGCAGGCGCCACCGCGGGCGGCGGCGTGGTCGGTGGATCCTGGGCGTGCGCGTCGCGCGCCAGCGCGAGGGACGCCGTCAGGACCACCAGGACGGGAACGACACGGACCGAGGCCCTCATCGGGCACCTCCTTCGATACGGACGGAACCACCGGGCTCGGCGATCCCCTGCACACGTCGGCCGGTGGCCAGACGCACACGCACGGGCTCGCCGGCGCCGGCCGTGGCCAGCGCCACGCCCTCCAGCGAGAGCCGTACGCGCTCGCTGGCCCAGATCACCTGCACGGATTCCC of the Gemmatimonadota bacterium genome contains:
- a CDS encoding flagellar basal body L-ring protein FlgH, with protein sequence MRASVRVVPVLVVLTASLALARDAHAQDPPTTPPPAVAPAPQRTLSSWTSDRRDFGVGDVLTVFVDERTFANARADEYASDDRRFSRSAAITPITRYGAILDGDHSSDQRGTARRDERFVTEISVRVVERGENGLVRVEGRKAVQVDDHQQAVVLRGWVRAQDISGQNIVDGWRVADLEILYESNGELTKPDKGMLQKLLSILF